A single window of bacterium DNA harbors:
- a CDS encoding SDR family oxidoreductase, translating into MGTLDGQVVIVTGGAGGIGSAYCRGLAAEGASLVVADLADGSEMVAEAEEMGARAISVQVDVSDVASTEAMAAATVDAFGKIDALVNNAAFYLTLTQGPMEEISPEEWDRCFEVNVKGPWLCARAVAPTMRAQGSGKIVNIASMTVNDGTPGFLHYVASKAAIWGLTRSLARELGDDGISVNTLTPDYIPHDADYAAKQPHVDGLIIGRRAFKRSQVPDDMVGTLLYLVSPWSDFVTGQNIWVNGGSGFH; encoded by the coding sequence ATGGGCACGCTCGACGGCCAAGTCGTAATAGTGACCGGCGGCGCCGGCGGAATAGGGAGCGCCTACTGCCGAGGTCTGGCCGCGGAAGGCGCATCTCTGGTAGTGGCGGATCTCGCCGACGGCTCGGAGATGGTGGCTGAGGCCGAGGAGATGGGCGCCCGAGCCATCTCGGTACAGGTCGACGTGAGCGACGTCGCCTCGACCGAGGCGATGGCGGCCGCCACCGTGGACGCCTTCGGGAAGATCGACGCGCTGGTGAACAACGCCGCCTTCTACCTGACGCTCACCCAAGGCCCGATGGAGGAGATCTCGCCCGAGGAGTGGGATCGCTGCTTCGAGGTGAACGTCAAGGGGCCCTGGCTCTGTGCCCGGGCGGTTGCGCCCACGATGAGGGCACAGGGGAGCGGGAAGATCGTCAACATCGCCTCGATGACGGTCAACGACGGTACCCCCGGGTTCCTTCACTACGTCGCGTCGAAGGCGGCCATCTGGGGTCTGACCAGATCCCTGGCTCGGGAACTGGGCGACGACGGGATCTCCGTCAACACCCTGACGCCCGACTACATCCCCCACGATGCCGACTACGCCGCTAAGCAGCCGCACGTTGATGGCCTCATCATCGGTCGCCGCGCCTTCAAGCGATCCCAGGTGCCCGACGACATGGTCGGCACCCTCCTCTACCTGGTGAGCCCCTGGTCCGACTTCGTGACCGGTCAGAACATCTGGGTCAACGGAGGCTCCGGCTTCCACTAA